In Ktedonobacteraceae bacterium, one genomic interval encodes:
- a CDS encoding ABC transporter permease, whose translation MSIQTQEVSIPPSPEVNVFSSQVHALRDLWRLITMNRKVAFGLGIIIFFVLVAIFGPIIFRQDPNAFSADILSPPSAKHWLGTTQTGQDVFLQVVVGTRVSLILGFATGIIATIISVVVGLAGGYFGGWIDDVLSLFTNIFLVLPGLPLAIVLAAFSPQKGPLTIGFVTVITGWSWGARVLRSQTLSMRSRDFVEAAKAGGESSMRIIFFEILPNEIAIVAAELLGTIIYAILAETGLEYLGLGDVTTVSWGTMFYWAGNNDAILLGAWWWIIPPGLCIAVLGAGLAFINFGIDEIANPRLRKEPKAKKLKKRP comes from the coding sequence GTGAGCATTCAGACGCAAGAGGTGAGCATACCGCCTTCTCCGGAAGTGAATGTTTTTTCCTCACAGGTACATGCCCTGCGCGATTTGTGGCGCTTAATTACGATGAACCGCAAGGTGGCTTTCGGGCTGGGGATCATCATATTCTTTGTGCTGGTCGCTATTTTCGGGCCGATTATTTTTCGGCAGGACCCCAACGCTTTCAGCGCCGATATCCTCTCTCCGCCCTCGGCAAAGCACTGGCTGGGCACGACGCAAACGGGCCAGGATGTGTTCTTGCAAGTCGTAGTGGGAACGCGAGTCTCGCTGATCCTCGGATTTGCCACCGGCATCATTGCCACCATCATTTCCGTAGTTGTAGGTCTTGCGGGTGGTTATTTCGGCGGCTGGATTGACGATGTCCTCTCGCTGTTTACAAATATTTTCCTGGTGCTGCCCGGGCTGCCGCTGGCAATTGTGCTGGCCGCATTTTCACCCCAAAAAGGCCCGCTTACGATAGGATTCGTCACGGTCATCACGGGCTGGTCGTGGGGCGCGCGGGTGCTGCGCTCGCAGACGCTTTCGATGCGCAGCCGCGATTTTGTGGAGGCTGCGAAGGCCGGCGGCGAGTCATCGATGCGCATCATCTTTTTTGAAATTCTGCCCAACGAAATCGCGATTGTAGCGGCTGAACTTCTGGGCACCATCATCTATGCCATCCTCGCGGAAACCGGGCTGGAATACCTGGGCCTGGGAGATGTCACTACCGTTAGCTGGGGGACGATGTTCTACTGGGCGGGCAATAACGACGCTATTCTGCTGGGCGCGTGGTGGTGGATCATTCCGCCGGGTCTGTGCATTGCAGTACTGGGAGCCGGGCTGGCCTTTATTAATTTCGGTATCGACGAAATCGCCAATCCGCGTCTGCGTAAAGAACCCAAAGCAAAAAAGTTGAAAAAACGCCCGTAG
- a CDS encoding BadF/BadG/BcrA/BcrD ATPase family protein yields MDYVLAVDGGNTKTIALVAALDGTILGAGRGGCADIYNAAVGSDWSDSASAAMANVEYAVTSALQEAQVKASDLLTAVYSMAGADWPEDFVYIRAAMQERGFGRTILVQNDALGALQAVSPDATGVSVVCGTGAGTGARSADGRVWHSSMWQNQVQGSSMLAHKALDALYRSELGIEPPTTLKPRFLEFFGLNTVEEMLHLFTSREKRAPDRVDRLTPILLDEAQAGDIIATQVVREHGLALGDFAQAGARKVGIEGTPFTLVLAGGVLRHPSTILADAIIERVRTTSPDVKPVRSRFEPIIGVLFTALEAAQVAIDDKVLERLVPTIPDPALFVTRHDFPAFEAGNV; encoded by the coding sequence ATGGATTATGTCTTAGCCGTCGACGGGGGGAATACGAAAACTATCGCATTGGTCGCGGCTCTTGATGGAACTATTCTGGGAGCGGGGCGGGGAGGCTGTGCCGATATCTACAACGCCGCTGTAGGAAGCGATTGGTCCGATAGCGCCTCGGCTGCTATGGCGAATGTTGAATACGCAGTGACGAGCGCGCTGCAGGAGGCGCAGGTGAAAGCATCTGACCTGCTGACGGCCGTGTATAGCATGGCCGGTGCCGATTGGCCAGAAGATTTTGTCTATATTCGCGCGGCCATGCAGGAGCGTGGATTTGGTCGCACGATCCTGGTGCAGAACGACGCGCTGGGCGCTTTGCAGGCGGTCTCACCCGACGCCACCGGCGTGTCGGTTGTGTGCGGAACGGGAGCCGGAACGGGAGCGCGTTCGGCTGATGGGCGCGTATGGCATTCCAGTATGTGGCAAAACCAGGTTCAGGGCAGTTCCATGCTGGCTCACAAGGCGCTCGATGCCCTCTATCGTTCAGAACTTGGTATCGAGCCACCAACAACACTGAAACCGCGCTTCCTCGAATTTTTCGGTCTCAACACGGTCGAGGAAATGCTGCACCTGTTTACGAGTCGCGAAAAACGGGCGCCAGATCGTGTTGATCGGCTAACGCCAATTCTGCTTGATGAGGCGCAGGCCGGTGATATCATCGCCACGCAGGTGGTGCGCGAACATGGCCTCGCGCTTGGCGATTTCGCGCAGGCCGGGGCGCGTAAAGTAGGCATAGAAGGGACGCCATTCACGCTCGTCCTGGCCGGAGGCGTACTGCGCCATCCCTCAACGATTCTGGCCGACGCCATTATTGAGCGCGTGCGCACGACTTCACCTGATGTAAAGCCTGTGCGCAGTCGCTTTGAGCCGATTATCGGCGTCCTGTTCACGGCATTAGAGGCGGCACAGGTCGCCATCGATGATAAAGTGCTGGAGAGGCTGGTGCCAACTATCCCCGACCCGGCACTCTTTGTAACGCGGCATGATTTCCCGGCGTTTGAGGCCGGGAACGTGTGA
- a CDS encoding PaaI family thioesterase: MSTSMESPRSGADFIRQFFPTSPYVKHLGMQLTSIEPGRATVFLPFADSLVTIGTVVHGGVIASLIDTAAMVAAWSDAEIPAKLRGTTVNLTVAYLAAAEREDLQATASVLRRGRNLVYLDVEVKSASGNPVAKGLVTYKIG; the protein is encoded by the coding sequence ATGAGTACTTCGATGGAGTCGCCGCGCTCCGGCGCGGACTTTATTCGCCAGTTTTTCCCCACTTCGCCATACGTGAAGCACCTGGGAATGCAACTTACCTCAATCGAGCCTGGCCGGGCTACCGTATTCCTGCCGTTCGCGGATTCGCTTGTGACTATCGGAACAGTCGTACATGGCGGAGTGATTGCCTCGCTCATCGATACCGCGGCCATGGTGGCAGCGTGGTCGGATGCCGAGATTCCGGCGAAGCTTCGCGGCACTACTGTTAATCTAACGGTAGCCTATCTCGCGGCGGCTGAGCGAGAAGACCTGCAGGCAACTGCCTCAGTATTGCGACGCGGGCGCAACCTGGTCTACCTGGATGTCGAGGTCAAGAGTGCATCGGGGAATCCGGTCGCCAAAGGGCTGGTAACCTATAAGATTGGCTGA
- a CDS encoding sialidase family protein, which produces MAVLSRFRWSIRLATILTLMALIPSLAFAASANASSSPQHESLVQMSSDPFTNSNSQHATEVEPDVYSYGQTVVATFQQGRFSTGGASDNGWATSHDGGKTWVHGSLPDLTIYSGGKAYHRASDPVVVYDARHKTWIISSYIFDEIANPNAVAVSLSKDDGLTWSKPVIIVQNSTGIFFDKDWITCDNTPSSPYYGHCYDQWDTFINNKQYNLIQVSTSTDGGLTWSKPATTADKANGTGGQPVVQPDGRVIIPILGETPKIYYVASFISTNGGKSWSKLIKVSFQKVLPEEPRMRTNYGDPTAAIDSSGKVYLIWNDCRFEKGCTANDLVMTTSTDGLTWTPVARIPIDPIGSGVDHFNPAIAARTFNGSTHLALTYYYFPDTNCSVSTCKLDVGFISSTDGGKTWQNKEQLAGPMKLDWLAKTTRGYFAGDYIGTTILPDDDALPVIEVATPPSGGLLHEATYTTPEDALSLSGV; this is translated from the coding sequence ATGGCAGTCTTATCTCGCTTTCGATGGTCTATTCGCCTGGCAACAATCCTTACTTTGATGGCCCTCATTCCATCGCTCGCGTTCGCTGCCTCAGCGAATGCTTCATCAAGCCCACAACATGAGAGCCTGGTACAGATGAGCAGCGACCCGTTCACGAACAGCAACAGCCAGCACGCGACTGAGGTCGAACCCGATGTCTATTCCTACGGGCAGACGGTGGTCGCGACTTTCCAGCAGGGGCGTTTTAGTACCGGCGGCGCCTCGGATAATGGCTGGGCCACCTCACATGATGGGGGCAAGACCTGGGTGCATGGCTCGCTCCCCGATCTCACTATCTACTCGGGTGGCAAGGCGTATCACCGCGCCAGCGATCCTGTGGTCGTCTACGACGCCAGACACAAGACCTGGATCATCTCCAGCTATATCTTCGACGAAATTGCCAACCCCAACGCGGTCGCCGTCAGCCTCTCCAAAGATGATGGATTGACCTGGAGCAAGCCTGTCATCATCGTGCAAAATTCGACGGGCATATTTTTCGATAAAGATTGGATCACCTGCGATAACACACCGAGCAGTCCCTACTACGGGCATTGTTACGATCAATGGGACACCTTCATCAATAACAAGCAATACAACCTTATCCAGGTGAGTACCTCTACGGATGGAGGATTAACCTGGAGCAAGCCGGCAACTACCGCCGATAAGGCCAACGGCACGGGCGGCCAACCCGTGGTTCAGCCGGATGGCAGAGTCATCATCCCCATTTTAGGGGAAACACCAAAAATCTACTATGTGGCTTCCTTCATCTCCACCAATGGAGGCAAGAGCTGGAGCAAGCTGATCAAAGTTTCGTTCCAGAAAGTGCTGCCCGAAGAGCCAAGGATGCGCACCAACTATGGCGACCCCACCGCGGCTATCGATAGTTCCGGCAAAGTCTACCTCATCTGGAACGATTGCCGCTTCGAAAAAGGGTGTACCGCCAATGACCTGGTCATGACCACCTCGACCGATGGTCTGACGTGGACGCCCGTCGCGCGCATCCCCATCGACCCTATCGGTAGCGGAGTCGATCACTTCAATCCGGCCATAGCAGCGAGAACATTCAACGGCAGCACGCACCTGGCGCTGACCTATTATTACTTCCCGGATACCAACTGCTCCGTCTCCACCTGCAAACTTGATGTTGGCTTTATCTCATCAACCGATGGCGGCAAGACGTGGCAAAATAAAGAGCAGCTGGCAGGTCCAATGAAGCTTGACTGGCTGGCAAAGACCACGCGCGGCTATTTCGCTGGCGATTACATCGGAACAACAATATTGCCCGATGATGATGCCCTTCCCGTGATCGAAGTTGCCACGCCGCCGAGCGGTGGCCTTCTCCACGAGGCCACCTACACGACACCAGAAGATGCGCTGTCGTTGTCTGGAGTGTAA
- a CDS encoding DUF1697 domain-containing protein produces the protein MARFVSLFRGINVGGNHPVRMDELKALHESLGLRDVATYIQSGNVAFSGEDIDLAQLAAQIEESFAQRFGFRARVMVRSATELSEIIINNPFHDQPEKESKWTVVLFLSSRPESSALEDLRQAYTGPEEYYLIGQELYIYYPNGQGRSKLTNTLLEKKLKTSGTARNWNTVLQLQKMM, from the coding sequence ATGGCCAGGTTTGTATCACTCTTCCGCGGTATCAACGTCGGTGGCAACCATCCGGTACGCATGGATGAACTCAAAGCCCTGCACGAATCGCTGGGCCTGCGAGATGTGGCCACCTACATCCAGAGCGGAAACGTCGCATTCAGCGGAGAAGATATCGACCTGGCCCAACTTGCCGCCCAAATTGAGGAAAGCTTTGCCCAGCGATTCGGCTTTCGGGCCAGAGTCATGGTTCGATCTGCTACTGAGCTAAGTGAGATTATCATAAACAATCCCTTTCACGATCAGCCGGAGAAAGAATCGAAATGGACGGTCGTGCTGTTTCTGTCATCTCGCCCCGAAAGCTCTGCCCTGGAAGACCTGCGACAAGCGTATACAGGCCCCGAAGAGTACTACTTAATCGGACAGGAGCTATATATCTATTATCCCAACGGCCAGGGACGTTCAAAACTGACCAACACCTTGCTAGAGAAAAAGCTGAAGACCAGCGGCACAGCCCGAAACTGGAATACCGTACTCCAATTGCAGAAAATGATGTAA
- the htpG gene encoding molecular chaperone HtpG, with translation MMTTDTHKETLGFQAEVQQLLNLLAHSLYSNKEIFLRELISNASDAIDRLRFDALSNPQLYENDNDFKIRVSYDKDARTITVSDNGIGMSRDEVVENIGTIARSGTRQFFQSLTGDQQKDANLIGQFGVGFYSAFVVADHVTLITRRAGLSADQGVRWESDGQGEYTLETVEKPTRGTDVILHLREGEDELLSAYRLRSIIRKYSDHIMFPIVMKAEGEGKDEDEVVNRASALWTRPRVEISVQEYNEFYKHISHDFEDPLAYVHSRMEGTQEYILLLYIPAHAPFDLYTREFHHGVKLYVRRVFIMDDAEKLMPRYLRFVRGIIDSSDLPLNVSRELLQHNRLIDTMRNNATKKVLGLLSDLATGEKEKYAQFWKEFGRVLKEGLMEDTANRETIAKLLRFASTASADATQDVSLETYVSRMKEGQDKIYYLIADSYAAAKDSPLLEIFKKKGVEVLLLSDPIDHFVIPELTEFNGVQLQSISRGEIDLSKLENEQEKEEEKKSADEARGLLERIKTVLGEKVKDVRTTNRLTTSPACLVIDEYSIDPSLARMLEAAGQPVPHDKPILEINPHHPIITKLKDESDEKRFSDWAYILFDQSVLSMGEKLDDPVNFVKRLNDLLAQL, from the coding sequence ATGATGACAACGGATACACACAAGGAAACACTTGGCTTTCAGGCCGAAGTCCAGCAATTGCTCAACCTGCTGGCCCACTCGCTCTATAGCAATAAGGAGATCTTCCTGCGCGAGTTGATCTCCAATGCCTCGGACGCCATTGATCGCCTGCGCTTCGACGCGCTCTCCAACCCGCAACTTTATGAAAATGACAATGATTTCAAAATTCGCGTCTCCTATGACAAAGATGCGCGTACTATCACAGTCTCTGACAATGGCATCGGCATGAGCCGCGACGAGGTGGTAGAGAACATCGGCACCATCGCACGTTCGGGCACGCGCCAGTTTTTCCAGTCGTTGACCGGCGACCAGCAGAAGGATGCCAACCTCATCGGGCAGTTCGGCGTCGGCTTCTACTCCGCTTTTGTCGTCGCCGACCATGTCACATTGATAACGCGCCGCGCCGGTTTGAGCGCGGATCAGGGCGTGCGTTGGGAATCTGATGGCCAGGGTGAGTATACGCTGGAAACCGTCGAAAAGCCCACGCGCGGCACGGATGTCATCCTGCACCTGCGCGAGGGCGAAGACGAACTTCTGAGCGCCTATCGCCTGCGCTCGATTATTCGCAAGTACTCCGACCATATCATGTTCCCCATCGTCATGAAGGCCGAGGGAGAAGGTAAGGATGAGGACGAGGTGGTCAACCGCGCTTCGGCTTTGTGGACGCGCCCGCGGGTTGAGATCAGCGTGCAGGAATATAACGAATTCTACAAGCACATCTCGCATGATTTCGAAGATCCCCTGGCCTATGTCCATAGCCGCATGGAGGGCACGCAAGAGTACATCCTGCTGCTCTACATCCCCGCTCACGCGCCATTTGATCTCTACACGCGCGAATTTCATCATGGTGTCAAGCTTTATGTGCGCCGCGTCTTCATCATGGACGACGCCGAGAAGCTGATGCCCAGGTACCTGCGCTTCGTGCGCGGCATCATCGACTCCAGCGACCTCCCTCTGAACGTCTCGCGCGAATTGTTGCAGCATAACCGGTTGATCGATACGATGCGCAACAATGCGACCAAGAAAGTCCTGGGCCTGCTCTCCGACCTGGCAACCGGCGAGAAGGAAAAATACGCGCAGTTCTGGAAAGAATTTGGCCGCGTGCTCAAAGAGGGCCTGATGGAAGATACGGCCAATCGCGAAACCATTGCCAAATTGCTGCGCTTCGCCTCGACCGCGTCAGCCGATGCCACGCAGGATGTCTCGCTCGAAACATATGTCTCTCGCATGAAAGAGGGCCAGGACAAGATTTACTACCTCATCGCCGACAGCTATGCCGCCGCGAAAGATAGCCCGCTGCTCGAAATCTTCAAAAAGAAGGGCGTCGAGGTGCTGTTGCTTTCCGATCCTATCGATCATTTCGTCATCCCCGAACTCACCGAGTTTAACGGCGTGCAGTTGCAATCCATCTCGCGCGGTGAGATCGACCTGTCGAAGCTGGAAAACGAGCAGGAAAAAGAGGAAGAAAAGAAGTCCGCGGATGAAGCCCGAGGCTTGCTTGAGCGTATCAAGACGGTGCTGGGCGAAAAGGTCAAGGACGTGCGTACCACCAATCGCCTCACCACCTCACCTGCCTGCCTGGTCATCGATGAATATAGCATCGATCCCAGTCTCGCCCGCATGCTGGAAGCTGCCGGACAACCGGTGCCCCATGACAAGCCCATCCTGGAGATCAATCCACACCATCCCATCATCACAAAATTGAAGGATGAAAGCGATGAGAAGCGTTTCAGCGATTGGGCCTACATCCTCTTCGACCAGTCGGTTCTCAGCATGGGCGAAAAGCTGGATGACCCCGTAAACTTCGTCAAGCGCCTCAACGACCTGCTGGCACAACTTTAA
- a CDS encoding DUF5615 family PIN-like protein produces MTFLADVNIDRGIIDRLRADGHDVLWVAERNRELDDIALLRLAWREGAIILTNDKDFQKHVLKENHQTHGLIWLRLGLVRMPRSQQIERTLQAIHTYQDRLSGLITTIYPDRVEQESILMYHRRASEHN; encoded by the coding sequence ATGACGTTTCTAGCAGATGTGAACATTGATCGAGGCATCATTGATCGCCTACGTGCAGATGGGCATGATGTGCTATGGGTAGCCGAGAGAAACCGTGAGCTCGATGATATTGCTCTGCTTCGCCTGGCATGGCGGGAAGGAGCTATCATCCTCACCAATGATAAAGACTTTCAGAAGCACGTCCTTAAAGAGAATCATCAAACCCATGGACTCATCTGGCTTCGACTTGGGCTTGTGAGGATGCCCCGTTCTCAGCAAATTGAGCGTACACTTCAAGCTATTCATACCTATCAAGATCGACTCTCCGGCCTGATTACCACGATCTATCCTGACCGTGTTGAGCAAGAAAGCATACTAATGTATCATCGTAGAGCGTCAGAACATAACTAG
- a CDS encoding DUF433 domain-containing protein: MNNNGNTNTGQTRQLYPRIVSKPGILYGKPVIEGTRLSVEVLLQNLASGYTRDDLLDAYPFLAPEDITAAIEYAARLAANPPDFSDDKERAIS, translated from the coding sequence ATGAACAACAATGGGAACACGAATACCGGCCAGACTCGGCAACTCTATCCTCGCATTGTGAGTAAGCCAGGTATCCTCTATGGCAAGCCGGTGATAGAGGGCACCCGTCTGAGTGTTGAGGTTCTTCTCCAAAACCTTGCCAGTGGCTATACCCGTGACGATTTGCTCGATGCCTACCCTTTCCTGGCACCTGAAGATATTACTGCCGCAATTGAGTACGCTGCACGGCTCGCTGCCAATCCTCCTGACTTCTCAGATGATAAAGAGCGCGCCATCTCATGA
- a CDS encoding aminotransferase class I/II-fold pyridoxal phosphate-dependent enzyme, whose translation MSTSARRVATFGTTVFTEINMLAQQYNALNLGQGKPDFDTPPDIVEHLIEAAQAGQYNQYAPGSGTASLRQAIVDHAARFYDLDIDPMHGIVVTSGATEGIFAAILGLVDPGDEVIVIEPFYDSYVPDILMANAVPICVPLHPPTWIFDFDELRAAFSNKTRALILNTPQNPSGRVFTQQELRQIAELCIEHDVTIIADEVYEHLVFAPAQHIPIATLPGMFERTVTVSSAGKLFSATGWKIGWVSGPPDLIDGVARAHQFITFAVHHPSQEAIAYALNLPDSYFEAFRAMYETKRRLMLSALDSAGLKYCVPEGTYFVMANYSDIFAGTPLEFTRYLTREIGVACIPPESFYSQEHAHICQGYVRFAFCKSDEMLGAVKERLAWLRPR comes from the coding sequence ATGTCTACTTCTGCTCGTCGCGTAGCCACGTTTGGCACAACGGTCTTCACCGAAATAAATATGCTGGCACAACAATATAACGCGCTGAACCTGGGGCAGGGCAAACCCGACTTTGATACGCCGCCAGATATCGTCGAACACCTGATAGAGGCTGCCCAGGCAGGGCAATATAACCAGTACGCGCCAGGTTCCGGCACCGCTTCGCTGCGCCAGGCCATTGTTGATCATGCCGCGCGCTTCTACGACCTGGATATCGACCCTATGCATGGGATTGTGGTCACATCGGGGGCAACCGAGGGCATCTTCGCCGCCATTCTGGGATTGGTCGACCCTGGCGATGAGGTCATCGTCATCGAGCCATTTTACGATTCCTATGTACCAGACATTCTTATGGCAAACGCCGTGCCCATCTGCGTGCCCCTGCATCCCCCAACATGGATATTTGACTTTGATGAATTGCGGGCGGCTTTTAGCAATAAAACACGCGCGTTGATCTTGAATACACCACAAAATCCCAGCGGTCGTGTCTTTACACAGCAGGAATTACGTCAAATTGCTGAACTCTGTATTGAGCATGATGTTACAATCATCGCCGATGAAGTCTATGAACACCTGGTCTTCGCGCCCGCGCAGCATATCCCAATAGCCACGCTTCCAGGTATGTTTGAGCGTACCGTGACGGTGAGCAGCGCCGGGAAGTTGTTCAGCGCGACAGGTTGGAAGATTGGCTGGGTGTCAGGACCGCCCGATCTGATCGATGGTGTAGCGCGCGCCCATCAATTCATCACCTTCGCCGTACATCATCCCTCACAGGAAGCGATTGCCTACGCGCTTAATTTGCCTGATTCCTACTTCGAGGCATTTCGCGCCATGTATGAAACAAAGCGCCGGTTGATGCTCTCTGCCCTCGACAGCGCGGGGTTGAAGTATTGCGTTCCAGAGGGAACCTATTTCGTGATGGCCAACTACTCGGATATATTTGCCGGAACCCCGCTTGAATTCACACGCTATCTCACGCGAGAAATCGGCGTGGCCTGCATCCCACCCGAGTCATTTTACAGCCAGGAACACGCGCATATCTGCCAGGGCTATGTACGCTTCGCCTTCTGCAAAAGCGACGAAATGCTGGGCGCAGTGAAAGAACGACTGGCGTGGTTACGACCACGCTAA
- a CDS encoding amidohydrolase family protein: MRTITIEEHFMANGFREATQRNASTGASASNPAFASDLPAKLADLGEIRLKDMDAGGIDLQVISQVALEIGSLSKEEVIKLARQANDQLATAIAAHPTRFAGFATLPMTMPEAAADELERAVRHLGLKGAMISGTINSQFLDNPAFLPVLERAVALDVPIYIHPGVPPAPVREIYYSGFDPAVNYVLATSAWGWHSETAIHALRLVLSGIFDRLPNLQIIIGHMGEMIPFMFVRINDRLAAVAKNLQHPVSDYFLRNFYITTSGFFTGPPFLLALQIMGADRIIFSVDYPYSRNEQGRAFLDNLSISPADKEKISHLNAERVLKLENAG, translated from the coding sequence ATGCGCACCATCACAATCGAAGAACATTTCATGGCTAATGGGTTTAGAGAAGCAACGCAGAGAAACGCTTCGACGGGCGCAAGCGCCTCAAACCCGGCATTCGCCAGTGATCTACCGGCAAAGCTTGCTGACCTTGGCGAAATTCGCCTGAAGGACATGGATGCGGGTGGCATTGATCTGCAGGTAATTTCTCAGGTGGCGCTAGAAATCGGATCATTATCAAAAGAAGAGGTTATAAAATTGGCGAGGCAGGCAAATGATCAACTCGCTACCGCCATCGCCGCCCATCCCACGCGCTTTGCCGGTTTTGCCACGCTGCCCATGACCATGCCGGAAGCTGCTGCTGACGAACTGGAAAGAGCGGTACGCCATCTCGGTTTAAAAGGAGCCATGATCAGTGGCACAATCAATAGTCAATTCCTGGACAATCCCGCTTTTTTGCCGGTACTTGAGCGCGCGGTCGCGCTTGATGTGCCCATTTATATTCATCCGGGCGTGCCACCCGCGCCTGTGCGAGAAATCTACTATTCCGGTTTCGATCCGGCAGTAAACTATGTGTTAGCAACCAGCGCCTGGGGCTGGCACTCCGAAACCGCTATCCATGCGCTGAGACTGGTACTCTCCGGCATATTCGACCGCTTGCCCAACTTGCAAATCATCATCGGGCACATGGGGGAGATGATCCCGTTTATGTTCGTTCGCATCAACGACCGGCTGGCAGCGGTGGCAAAGAATTTGCAGCATCCCGTGTCCGACTATTTTTTGCGAAACTTTTATATCACTACCAGTGGCTTCTTCACCGGGCCCCCGTTCCTGCTTGCCCTGCAGATCATGGGCGCTGACCGCATTATCTTCTCCGTCGATTATCCATACAGCCGGAACGAGCAAGGGCGAGCCTTTCTAGATAACCTGTCCATCAGCCCGGCTGATAAGGAAAAAATCAGTCACCTGAACGCTGAGCGAGTGCTGAAGCTGGAGAACGCTGGCTAA
- a CDS encoding 1-phosphofructokinase family hexose kinase, producing the protein MSYILTVALNAAIDTTLTVSTPLTLGESYKADSVLKLPGGKGINVARVLHTLGVPVHVTGLAGGPAGEFIKNGLARSGINATFSPIGGESRTCNAIVEEPNHRVTEINEPGPTISLAEAESFLDLFETLLADASCVVLSGSLPPGLPDDYYVPLLRLANMAGLPAVLDTSGEGLLPALAARPLLVKPNATELARFAGHEVREVEDIVRAAQRMRQMGAHIVAVTRGEQGAILVSRVGTWQARVHVPEPLSPIGSGDAFIAGFITELYHALGEKGIASLTKASLEVDVLEHALAQAVACGAANTLRLGAGILQREDVERLKHRVRVSAVGAN; encoded by the coding sequence ATGTCCTATATCCTTACTGTCGCCTTGAATGCCGCCATCGATACCACACTCACCGTTTCTACTCCTTTAACATTGGGGGAGTCATACAAGGCCGATAGCGTTCTAAAGTTGCCCGGCGGCAAGGGCATCAATGTCGCCCGCGTCCTGCATACCCTTGGAGTGCCGGTTCATGTCACCGGCCTGGCCGGAGGACCGGCTGGCGAATTCATTAAAAATGGGCTGGCGAGGTCCGGTATCAATGCAACCTTTTCGCCTATTGGAGGCGAATCGCGCACCTGCAATGCCATTGTCGAAGAGCCGAATCATCGAGTGACAGAGATCAATGAGCCAGGACCAACCATTTCGCTTGCGGAAGCCGAGTCATTCCTGGACCTCTTCGAAACACTACTGGCGGATGCAAGCTGTGTCGTGCTTTCCGGCTCGCTGCCACCGGGCCTGCCTGACGATTACTATGTGCCACTGCTCCGGCTCGCGAATATGGCCGGTTTACCTGCTGTTCTAGATACCAGCGGCGAGGGACTACTACCGGCACTCGCCGCTCGTCCCCTGCTGGTCAAACCTAATGCAACCGAGCTGGCGCGGTTCGCCGGACACGAGGTGCGCGAGGTTGAAGATATCGTACGTGCCGCACAACGCATGCGGCAGATGGGAGCGCATATCGTTGCCGTCACGCGCGGCGAGCAGGGTGCTATACTAGTAAGCAGGGTTGGCACCTGGCAAGCGAGGGTACATGTACCAGAACCGCTTTCACCAATCGGCAGCGGAGACGCATTCATCGCCGGTTTCATCACCGAACTGTACCACGCTCTCGGCGAAAAAGGAATCGCATCGCTGACTAAAGCCTCGCTTGAAGTGGATGTACTCGAGCACGCTCTTGCGCAGGCTGTAGCCTGTGGCGCGGCCAACACACTACGGCTGGGAGCAGGCATCTTACAGCGCGAAGACGTGGAGCGGCTCAAACACAGGGTCAGGGTATCAGCCGTAGGGGCCAATTGA